A region from the Malus domestica chromosome 07, GDT2T_hap1 genome encodes:
- the LOC103420450 gene encoding uncharacterized protein encodes MGSKDRDGVLGVEWVPDERDVTMTLAWSQMSRLLPLSILGRPVDWLGLGASLFHGLEWIDRVLAWFFDWVLGYSTSGGTALKIFGGLSAVNSCKDCRNSESGELHLFDRFWFKIEETLRFRMFVV; translated from the exons ATGGGTTCCAAGGATCGGGATGGGGTTCTAGGCGTTGAATGGGTTCCAGATGAGAGAGATGTGACCATGACGTTAGCATGGAGTCAGATGAGCCGTCTCCTTCCTCTGTCGATTTTAGGCCGGCCTGTGGactggcttgggctgggtgctagTCTATTCCACGGGCTGGAGTGGATTGACAGGGTCCTAGCCTGGTTTTTTGACTGGGTGCTGGGCTATTCCACctccggtggaactgctctaaagATCTTCGGTGGCCTTTCGGCTGTCAATTCTTGTAAAGATTGCCGGAATTCTGAGTCTGGCGAGCTCCATCTCTTTGACAGGTTCTGGTTCAAGATTGAAGAAACTCTCAG GTTCAGAATGTTTGTTGTTTAG
- the LOC103405387 gene encoding actin-related protein 7, with protein MEAVVVDAGSKLLKAGPAIPDQAPSMIIPNQMKRVPDDGSMNDNSSLEDIFVDPVVRGLITDWDAMEDLLHHVLYTGLGWEMGNEGQILFTDPLCTPKAVREQLVQLMFETFNISGFYASEQAVLSLYAVGRISGCTVDIGHGKIDIAPVIEGAVQHIASRRFEIGGTDLTKLLAEELGKSNPLVNIKMSDIEKIKEQYSCCAEDELAYEKTKNSCQIEQHTLPDGQVITIGRERYTVGEALFQPSILGLEAHGIVEQLVRCISTVSSDNHRQLLENTVLCGGTASMTGFEERFQKEAGLCSSAVRPALIKPPEYMPENLSMYSAWVGGAILAKVVFPQNQHVTKADYDETGPSVVHRKCF; from the exons ATGGAGGCTGTTGTGGTCGATGCCGGCTCCAAGCTCCTGAAGGCAGGACCCGCCATTCCCGATCAAGCTCCTTCCATG ATAATTCCTAACCAAATGAAACGCGTGCCTGATGATGGGTCAATGAATGATAATTCATCACTTGAAGATATCTTTGTTGATCCAGTTGTGCGAGGTCTTATTACTGACTGGGATGCCATGGAAGACCTGTTGCATCATGTTCTATATACTGGCCTTGGATGGGAAATGGGAAATGAAGGGCAGATACTATTTACTGATCCACTTTGTACTCCCAAG GCTGTCAGAGAGCAGTTGGTGCAactgatgtttgaaacatttaACATTTCGGGCTTCTATGCATCAGAGCAAGCAGTATTGTCACTTTATGCTGTAGGACGCATCTCGGGATGCACTGTTGATATTGGCCATGGAAAAATAG ATATTGCACCAGTCATTGAAGGTGCTGTTCAGCACATTGCCTCAAGGAGGTTTGAAATTGGCGGTACTGATTTGACGAAATTACTTGCTGAAGAGCTTGGGAAATCCAATCCTCTAGTGAATATCAAGATGTCTGATattgagaaaataaaagagCAATATTCGTGTTGTGCTGAAGATGAACTTGCTTATGAAAAGACCAAAAATTCATGCCAGATAGAGCAGCATACCCTTCCTGATGGACAG GTTATTACGATTGGAAGAGAAAGATATACTGTTGGTGAGGCTCTATTCCAACCATCCATATTGGGTTTAGAGGCTCATGGAATTGTCGAGCAGCTTGTTCGTTGTATTTCAACAGTATCGTCTGATAATCACCGGCAGTTGCTAGAAAATACTGTACTGTGTGGTGGCACTGCTTCTATGACTG GTTTTGAAGAAAGGTTTCAGAAAGAAGCTGGTCTATGCTCATCGGCTGTTCGTCCTGCTTTAATTAAG CCTCCAGAGTATATGCCAGAGAATTTATCAATGTATTCAGCGTGGGTGGGCGGTGCCATACTTGCCAAAGTTGTGTTCCCACAAAATCAACATGTAACAAAAGCAGACTACGATGAAACTGGACCATCTGTTGTTCATCGGAAATGCTTCTGA